Proteins from one Syngnathus scovelli strain Florida chromosome 9, RoL_Ssco_1.2, whole genome shotgun sequence genomic window:
- the LOC125975146 gene encoding ral guanine nucleotide dissociation stimulator-like 2 isoform X1 has translation MKTTWYCPLNASTVAEEEEDGLIYTVVVKQVAGSPTSCVSRSKYVKAGTEEKLTLHLLHSFALGDPCFVAIFLATYRSFSTTQKVLDVLTDRLEWPPSHADDGQPRKSFNRAVRSLFGAWLSEYPEDFRGLQEPSRLLRLAPLLPGDSPSAADLRACVLRLAEELSEKALLPDDAYPGAEVNVASSPSSRDTRQFQAAAILGFPTAVVAEQLTRIETDLFVRLVPYHCLGSLWSQRDKKGHEGACWSVRATVRQFNCLANAVLVSCLSGSAGTRRPARLLEKWIAVAQACRGKKNFSSLYAIVSALQSNPMHRLRRTWQDTDREMMKKYEDLCEIFSDKDNYSQSRELLKEEGTSKFANLDEHITSKRATEWGACQGTVPYLGQFLTDLTMLDTAVKDRLENGYINFDKRRREFEVLAQIQLLQSSCKNCSLVPDEAFMRWYRSVPTLSDQESYRLSNEIEAPCEAVPQACGGLPTVVITQCPNFSVSVSGPADAPSDSSWPVNSLLSKLTKVSAGLLLPASRACVRAIASSRRVTVASSDDPQLLEHMRSPSVSCLDVDTSPPLAINGSAASRLVPGTPPKSHRRSASCGNNQPVAGSRGQSSGPDMRIIRIRMDLQDGNLYRSILVTSDDKTPAAIGMALEKHNQDPVRASAYELVQLLPEGKELLIPATGNVFYAMTPSSVDFLLRRKAGNTPADQLERSAAATYPLIKSKGRRLARTFF, from the exons ATGAAGACAACGTGGTACTGTCCTCTGAATGCG TCCACAGTtgcggaggaggaagaggatggaCTCATCTACACAGTGGTGGTCAAACAAGTGGCTGGCTCGCCCACG TCGTGCGTTTCCCGCAGCAAGTATGTGAAGGCAGGCACGGAAGAGAAGCTGACGCTACACCTGCTGCACTCTTTCGCGCTGGGTGACCCGTGCTTTGTCGCCATCTTCCTGGCGACCTATCGCTCTTTCAGCACCACGCAGAAAGTGTTGGATGTGCTCACTGACAG GTTGGAGTGGCCGCCCAGCCACGCTGACGACGGACAGCCCAGGAAATCCTTCAACAG AGCCGTGCGCTCGTTGTTTGGCGCATGGCTGTCCGAGTACCCCGAGGACTTCCGCGGCCTCCAGGAGCCTTCGCGCCTCCTGCGATTGGCGCCACTTCTTCCTGGAGACTCACCTTCCGCCGCTGACCTTCGCGCTTGCGTTCTTCGCCTGGCCGAGGAGCTCAGTGAGAAAGCCTTGCTGCCCGACGACGCATATCCAG GGGCAGAGGTGAACGTCGCCAGCAGCCCGTCGTCTCGGGATACACGTCAGTTCCAGGCCGCCGCCATTCTGGGTTTCCCGACGGCCGTCGTGGCCGAGCAGCTCACCCGCATTGAAACG GATCTGTTCGTGCGCCTGGTGCCGTACCATTGCCTGGGCTCGCTGTGGTCGCAGCGCGACAAGAAAGGCCACGAGGGCGCGTGCTGGTCCGTGCGGGCCACCGTCCGCCAGTTCAACTGTCTGGCCAACGCTGTGCTGGTCTCATGCCTGAGCGGCAGTGCTGGCACACGGAGGCCGGCCAGGCTGCTGGAGAAGTGGATCGCCGTGGCCCAG GCGTGTCGCGGCAAGAAGAACTTCTCTTCGCTGTATGCCATCGTGTCGGCCCTGCAGAGCAACCCCATGCACCGCTTGAGGAGGACGTGGCAGGACACCGACAG GGAGATGATGAAGAAGTACGAGGATCTGTGCGAGATCTTCTCGGACAAGGACAACTACTCGCAGAGCCGAGAGTTGCTTAAGGAG GAAGGCACATCTAAGTTTGCCAACCTGGACGAGCACATCACCAGCAAGCGCGCTACAGAG TGGGGCGCGTGCCAGGGCACGGTGCCCTACCTGGGCCAGTTCCTGACCGACCTGACCATGCTGGACACCGCTGTCAAGGATCGGCTGGAG AACGGCTACATCAACTTTGACAAGCGCCGACGC GAATTTGAGGTTCTAGCTCAAATCCAGCTGCTGCAGTCGTCGTGTAAAAACTGCTCCTTGGTACCGGATGAGGCCTTCATGCGCTGGTACCGCAGCGTTCCCACGCTAAGCGACCAGGAAAG TTACAGACTATCCAATGAGATCGAAGCACCTTGCGAAGCGGTGCCACAAGCCTGCGGCGGCCTGCCGACCGTCGTCATCACGCAGTGCCCCAA CTTCAGCGTCTCCGTGAGCGGCCCGGCCGACGCTCCCTCGGACTCGTCCTGGCCCGTCAACAGCCTGCTCTCCAAACTCACCAAGGTGAGCGCGGGCCTCCTTTTGCCAGCGAGCCGAGCGTGCGTCCGCGCCATCGCCTCCTCGAGGCGGGTCACAGTTGCGTCTTCGGACGATCCTCAACTTTTGGAG cacatgAGATCTCCGTCAGTGTCGTGTCTGGATGTGGACACGTCGCCGCCGCTGGCCATCAACGGCTCGGCGGCCTCCCGGTTGGTTCCAGGGACTCCTCCCAAATCCCACCGCCGCTCCGCCTCCTGTGGCAACAACCAGCCTGTCGCCGGCAGCAGGGGTCAGAGTTCGGGCCCTGACATGCGCATTATCAGGATCCGCATGGACCTGCAAGATGGCAACTTGTACCGCAGCATCCTG GTGACGAGCGACGACAAGACGCCGGCCGCCATCGGCATGGCACTGGAGAAGCACAATCAGGACCCGGTGCGGGCGTCGGCATACGAGCTGGTTCAACTTCTGCCCGAAGGGAAAG AGTTGTTGATCCCGGCCACGGGCAATGTTTTTTATGCCATGACGCCGTCCAGCGTGGACTTCCTGCTGAGGCGCAAAGCTGGCAACACGCCCGCAGACCAATTGGAACGCAGCGCCGCCGCCACGTATCCTCTAATCAAGTCCAAGGGAAGGAGATTGGCCCGAACTTTCTTTTGA
- the LOC125975146 gene encoding ral guanine nucleotide dissociation stimulator-like 2 isoform X2, translated as MKTTWYCPLNASTVAEEEEDGLIYTVVVKQVAGSPTSCVSRSKYVKAGTEEKLTLHLLHSFALGDPCFVAIFLATYRSFSTTQKVLDVLTDRLEWPPSHADDGQPRKSFNRAVRSLFGAWLSEYPEDFRGLQEPSRLLRLAPLLPGDSPSAADLRACVLRLAEELSEKALLPDDAYPGAEVNVASSPSSRDTRQFQAAAILGFPTAVVAEQLTRIETDLFVRLVPYHCLGSLWSQRDKKGHEGACWSVRATVRQFNCLANAVLVSCLSGSAGTRRPARLLEKWIAVAQACRGKKNFSSLYAIVSALQSNPMHRLRRTWQDTDREMMKKYEDLCEIFSDKDNYSQSRELLKEEGTSKFANLDEHITSKRATEWGACQGTVPYLGQFLTDLTMLDTAVKDRLENGYINFDKRRREFEVLAQIQLLQSSCKNCSLVPDEAFMRWYRSVPTLSDQESYRLSNEIEAPCEAVPQACGGLPTVVITQCPNFSVSVSGPADAPSDSSWPVNSLLSKLTKHMRSPSVSCLDVDTSPPLAINGSAASRLVPGTPPKSHRRSASCGNNQPVAGSRGQSSGPDMRIIRIRMDLQDGNLYRSILVTSDDKTPAAIGMALEKHNQDPVRASAYELVQLLPEGKELLIPATGNVFYAMTPSSVDFLLRRKAGNTPADQLERSAAATYPLIKSKGRRLARTFF; from the exons ATGAAGACAACGTGGTACTGTCCTCTGAATGCG TCCACAGTtgcggaggaggaagaggatggaCTCATCTACACAGTGGTGGTCAAACAAGTGGCTGGCTCGCCCACG TCGTGCGTTTCCCGCAGCAAGTATGTGAAGGCAGGCACGGAAGAGAAGCTGACGCTACACCTGCTGCACTCTTTCGCGCTGGGTGACCCGTGCTTTGTCGCCATCTTCCTGGCGACCTATCGCTCTTTCAGCACCACGCAGAAAGTGTTGGATGTGCTCACTGACAG GTTGGAGTGGCCGCCCAGCCACGCTGACGACGGACAGCCCAGGAAATCCTTCAACAG AGCCGTGCGCTCGTTGTTTGGCGCATGGCTGTCCGAGTACCCCGAGGACTTCCGCGGCCTCCAGGAGCCTTCGCGCCTCCTGCGATTGGCGCCACTTCTTCCTGGAGACTCACCTTCCGCCGCTGACCTTCGCGCTTGCGTTCTTCGCCTGGCCGAGGAGCTCAGTGAGAAAGCCTTGCTGCCCGACGACGCATATCCAG GGGCAGAGGTGAACGTCGCCAGCAGCCCGTCGTCTCGGGATACACGTCAGTTCCAGGCCGCCGCCATTCTGGGTTTCCCGACGGCCGTCGTGGCCGAGCAGCTCACCCGCATTGAAACG GATCTGTTCGTGCGCCTGGTGCCGTACCATTGCCTGGGCTCGCTGTGGTCGCAGCGCGACAAGAAAGGCCACGAGGGCGCGTGCTGGTCCGTGCGGGCCACCGTCCGCCAGTTCAACTGTCTGGCCAACGCTGTGCTGGTCTCATGCCTGAGCGGCAGTGCTGGCACACGGAGGCCGGCCAGGCTGCTGGAGAAGTGGATCGCCGTGGCCCAG GCGTGTCGCGGCAAGAAGAACTTCTCTTCGCTGTATGCCATCGTGTCGGCCCTGCAGAGCAACCCCATGCACCGCTTGAGGAGGACGTGGCAGGACACCGACAG GGAGATGATGAAGAAGTACGAGGATCTGTGCGAGATCTTCTCGGACAAGGACAACTACTCGCAGAGCCGAGAGTTGCTTAAGGAG GAAGGCACATCTAAGTTTGCCAACCTGGACGAGCACATCACCAGCAAGCGCGCTACAGAG TGGGGCGCGTGCCAGGGCACGGTGCCCTACCTGGGCCAGTTCCTGACCGACCTGACCATGCTGGACACCGCTGTCAAGGATCGGCTGGAG AACGGCTACATCAACTTTGACAAGCGCCGACGC GAATTTGAGGTTCTAGCTCAAATCCAGCTGCTGCAGTCGTCGTGTAAAAACTGCTCCTTGGTACCGGATGAGGCCTTCATGCGCTGGTACCGCAGCGTTCCCACGCTAAGCGACCAGGAAAG TTACAGACTATCCAATGAGATCGAAGCACCTTGCGAAGCGGTGCCACAAGCCTGCGGCGGCCTGCCGACCGTCGTCATCACGCAGTGCCCCAA CTTCAGCGTCTCCGTGAGCGGCCCGGCCGACGCTCCCTCGGACTCGTCCTGGCCCGTCAACAGCCTGCTCTCCAAACTCACCAAG cacatgAGATCTCCGTCAGTGTCGTGTCTGGATGTGGACACGTCGCCGCCGCTGGCCATCAACGGCTCGGCGGCCTCCCGGTTGGTTCCAGGGACTCCTCCCAAATCCCACCGCCGCTCCGCCTCCTGTGGCAACAACCAGCCTGTCGCCGGCAGCAGGGGTCAGAGTTCGGGCCCTGACATGCGCATTATCAGGATCCGCATGGACCTGCAAGATGGCAACTTGTACCGCAGCATCCTG GTGACGAGCGACGACAAGACGCCGGCCGCCATCGGCATGGCACTGGAGAAGCACAATCAGGACCCGGTGCGGGCGTCGGCATACGAGCTGGTTCAACTTCTGCCCGAAGGGAAAG AGTTGTTGATCCCGGCCACGGGCAATGTTTTTTATGCCATGACGCCGTCCAGCGTGGACTTCCTGCTGAGGCGCAAAGCTGGCAACACGCCCGCAGACCAATTGGAACGCAGCGCCGCCGCCACGTATCCTCTAATCAAGTCCAAGGGAAGGAGATTGGCCCGAACTTTCTTTTGA
- the LOC125975146 gene encoding ral guanine nucleotide dissociation stimulator isoform X3 gives MCSLTGWSGRPATLTTDSPGNPSTGAEVNVASSPSSRDTRQFQAAAILGFPTAVVAEQLTRIETDLFVRLVPYHCLGSLWSQRDKKGHEGACWSVRATVRQFNCLANAVLVSCLSGSAGTRRPARLLEKWIAVAQACRGKKNFSSLYAIVSALQSNPMHRLRRTWQDTDREMMKKYEDLCEIFSDKDNYSQSRELLKEEGTSKFANLDEHITSKRATEWGACQGTVPYLGQFLTDLTMLDTAVKDRLENGYINFDKRRREFEVLAQIQLLQSSCKNCSLVPDEAFMRWYRSVPTLSDQESYRLSNEIEAPCEAVPQACGGLPTVVITQCPNFSVSVSGPADAPSDSSWPVNSLLSKLTKVSAGLLLPASRACVRAIASSRRVTVASSDDPQLLEHMRSPSVSCLDVDTSPPLAINGSAASRLVPGTPPKSHRRSASCGNNQPVAGSRGQSSGPDMRIIRIRMDLQDGNLYRSILVTSDDKTPAAIGMALEKHNQDPVRASAYELVQLLPEGKELLIPATGNVFYAMTPSSVDFLLRRKAGNTPADQLERSAAATYPLIKSKGRRLARTFF, from the exons ATGTGCTCACTGACAG GTTGGAGTGGCCGCCCAGCCACGCTGACGACGGACAGCCCAGGAAATCCTTCAACAG GGGCAGAGGTGAACGTCGCCAGCAGCCCGTCGTCTCGGGATACACGTCAGTTCCAGGCCGCCGCCATTCTGGGTTTCCCGACGGCCGTCGTGGCCGAGCAGCTCACCCGCATTGAAACG GATCTGTTCGTGCGCCTGGTGCCGTACCATTGCCTGGGCTCGCTGTGGTCGCAGCGCGACAAGAAAGGCCACGAGGGCGCGTGCTGGTCCGTGCGGGCCACCGTCCGCCAGTTCAACTGTCTGGCCAACGCTGTGCTGGTCTCATGCCTGAGCGGCAGTGCTGGCACACGGAGGCCGGCCAGGCTGCTGGAGAAGTGGATCGCCGTGGCCCAG GCGTGTCGCGGCAAGAAGAACTTCTCTTCGCTGTATGCCATCGTGTCGGCCCTGCAGAGCAACCCCATGCACCGCTTGAGGAGGACGTGGCAGGACACCGACAG GGAGATGATGAAGAAGTACGAGGATCTGTGCGAGATCTTCTCGGACAAGGACAACTACTCGCAGAGCCGAGAGTTGCTTAAGGAG GAAGGCACATCTAAGTTTGCCAACCTGGACGAGCACATCACCAGCAAGCGCGCTACAGAG TGGGGCGCGTGCCAGGGCACGGTGCCCTACCTGGGCCAGTTCCTGACCGACCTGACCATGCTGGACACCGCTGTCAAGGATCGGCTGGAG AACGGCTACATCAACTTTGACAAGCGCCGACGC GAATTTGAGGTTCTAGCTCAAATCCAGCTGCTGCAGTCGTCGTGTAAAAACTGCTCCTTGGTACCGGATGAGGCCTTCATGCGCTGGTACCGCAGCGTTCCCACGCTAAGCGACCAGGAAAG TTACAGACTATCCAATGAGATCGAAGCACCTTGCGAAGCGGTGCCACAAGCCTGCGGCGGCCTGCCGACCGTCGTCATCACGCAGTGCCCCAA CTTCAGCGTCTCCGTGAGCGGCCCGGCCGACGCTCCCTCGGACTCGTCCTGGCCCGTCAACAGCCTGCTCTCCAAACTCACCAAGGTGAGCGCGGGCCTCCTTTTGCCAGCGAGCCGAGCGTGCGTCCGCGCCATCGCCTCCTCGAGGCGGGTCACAGTTGCGTCTTCGGACGATCCTCAACTTTTGGAG cacatgAGATCTCCGTCAGTGTCGTGTCTGGATGTGGACACGTCGCCGCCGCTGGCCATCAACGGCTCGGCGGCCTCCCGGTTGGTTCCAGGGACTCCTCCCAAATCCCACCGCCGCTCCGCCTCCTGTGGCAACAACCAGCCTGTCGCCGGCAGCAGGGGTCAGAGTTCGGGCCCTGACATGCGCATTATCAGGATCCGCATGGACCTGCAAGATGGCAACTTGTACCGCAGCATCCTG GTGACGAGCGACGACAAGACGCCGGCCGCCATCGGCATGGCACTGGAGAAGCACAATCAGGACCCGGTGCGGGCGTCGGCATACGAGCTGGTTCAACTTCTGCCCGAAGGGAAAG AGTTGTTGATCCCGGCCACGGGCAATGTTTTTTATGCCATGACGCCGTCCAGCGTGGACTTCCTGCTGAGGCGCAAAGCTGGCAACACGCCCGCAGACCAATTGGAACGCAGCGCCGCCGCCACGTATCCTCTAATCAAGTCCAAGGGAAGGAGATTGGCCCGAACTTTCTTTTGA